In Actinoplanes lobatus, the DNA window GGTCCAGGTCTTCTCGACGTACTCCAGGCAGTTGGCGCGGGAGTCCTCCGGGTGGGCGACCGTCCACCCGGCCGGGATCTCGGCGAACGACGGCCACAGCGAGTGCTGGCCCTCCTCGTTGACGAGTACCAGGTAGGTGGCGTCGTCGTCCTCGAACGGGTTGGTGCTCATCGGACGGCCTCCTGCCGCGCGGCGGTCAGCAGCGCCCACCAGCCGTTGACGGTGGCGTCCTCGGCGAGGTCGGCGAAATCGAGGCGGACGCCGCCGGAGCGCCAGCGCTCGACCAGGGTCATCAGCCGGATCGAGTCGAGGCCGACGTCGATCAGGTCGTCGTCGGGGCCGAAGCTGTCGGCCGGCTCCTCGAGGACCTCGGCGATCTGCGCCTGTAGTTCGGCGGCGGACGTGGGCAGCGGGGCGGTCATGGTCGGTCTCCGGAGGTGACGAGTGTCCACGGCTCGGCGGCCGGGACGGGGTGGCGGTCGGCGAGCCGGGCGGC includes these proteins:
- a CDS encoding MbtH family protein, whose translation is MSTNPFEDDDATYLVLVNEEGQHSLWPSFAEIPAGWTVAHPEDSRANCLEYVEKTWTDMRPASLIRAMDTPSA
- a CDS encoding phosphopantetheine-binding protein, encoding MTAPLPTSAAELQAQIAEVLEEPADSFGPDDDLIDVGLDSIRLMTLVERWRSGGVRLDFADLAEDATVNGWWALLTAARQEAVR